A part of Candidatus Poribacteria bacterium genomic DNA contains:
- a CDS encoding DEAD/DEAH box helicase: protein MIPEQRARRNIDNMLEAAGWHVQNHAEHDTGAAFGVAVREYPLRADQRADYLLFINGVAVGVIEAKPEGTTLSGALQQAERYRASLPDNLRRLPQFPFSYASTGAETYFRDTQDPDSRSRQVFAFHTPNSLLGRGNELTTLRENLRTNLSTLERGNLWDCQFEAITNLEASLKEARPRALIQMATGSGKTYAAVSAVYRLIKFAKVKRVLFLVDRRNLGRQALREFQAYTPPDDNSKFTDLYNVQHLDSNTIDSVSQVCITTLQRLYSMLKGDPDYETEAEEISDFENREGQTPEVIYNPAIPIDTFDVIIVDECHRSIYGRWRQVLEYFDAFIIGLTATPYRQTLGFFDHNLVSEYRHEQAVEDNVNVGYYVYRIQTEITQSGSTLEAGNYVARRDRQSRRLNWDALDADVEYAETQLDRDVVAIDQIRTVIQTFKEKLSTELFPSRGIVPKTLIFAKDDSHAEDIVHIVRDVFAETDEFCQKITYQSDRPEELIAQFRNDSMFRIAVSVDMISTGTDIKPLECLIFMRTVRSSGYFEQMKGRGVRTINSNDLQSVTGDATAKTHFVIVDAVGVCDSVKTDSQSLSGDPPSGEPSEPTGTDRDQLIDEISEDRVIDAGFDNLNSTQVTAVIHAFKQFIDQNVDELSALQILCNRSEAYGLLEVDYLIVLEASLRQYSNGLSCEALWFAYQQRSPNRVRGNVERRTDLISLVRFAMGNTIFLEPFRVTVNRNFEEWLEGGYFTSEQLHWLTLIRDHITTSLDIRMDDFEFTPFAELGNGAKVYQLFGDDLGGILKDLTEKLVS, encoded by the coding sequence ATGATACCTGAACAGCGAGCAAGACGCAACATAGACAATATGCTTGAAGCAGCCGGTTGGCACGTCCAAAATCACGCTGAACATGACACGGGTGCTGCGTTTGGTGTCGCTGTTCGCGAATATCCGTTGAGGGCAGACCAGAGGGCTGATTATCTCCTGTTTATCAATGGAGTCGCTGTTGGTGTGATAGAAGCCAAACCAGAAGGGACAACGCTCAGCGGAGCCCTCCAACAGGCTGAACGGTATCGAGCGAGTTTGCCAGATAACTTACGTCGTCTTCCCCAATTCCCGTTTTCCTACGCGTCAACAGGAGCTGAGACTTATTTTCGAGATACTCAGGATCCTGACTCTCGTTCGCGGCAGGTCTTTGCGTTTCACACCCCTAATTCTCTCTTGGGGCGAGGTAATGAATTAACGACGCTTCGGGAAAATCTCAGGACCAATTTATCTACGTTAGAGAGAGGAAACTTATGGGATTGCCAATTTGAGGCAATCACCAACCTTGAAGCCTCTTTGAAGGAAGCGCGCCCACGCGCCTTAATCCAGATGGCGACGGGTAGTGGGAAAACCTACGCTGCCGTAAGTGCTGTTTACCGACTCATCAAATTTGCTAAGGTCAAACGGGTCCTTTTTCTCGTAGACCGGCGGAACCTTGGTAGACAGGCTCTCCGCGAGTTTCAGGCTTACACGCCTCCCGATGACAATTCAAAATTCACCGACCTCTACAACGTTCAACACCTCGATAGCAACACAATTGATTCGGTAAGTCAGGTATGTATCACGACACTCCAACGTCTCTATTCTATGCTGAAAGGCGATCCTGACTATGAAACGGAAGCAGAAGAGATTTCCGATTTTGAAAATAGGGAAGGACAAACACCAGAAGTCATCTATAATCCAGCAATTCCTATTGATACCTTTGACGTTATTATTGTTGATGAGTGCCACCGTTCCATCTATGGCAGATGGCGACAGGTATTGGAATACTTTGACGCTTTCATTATCGGGCTGACTGCAACGCCGTATAGACAAACGCTCGGCTTTTTTGATCACAATCTCGTTTCTGAATATCGCCACGAACAAGCTGTAGAGGACAATGTAAATGTTGGTTATTACGTCTATCGGATTCAAACTGAAATTACACAGAGTGGTAGCACACTTGAGGCGGGTAATTATGTCGCAAGACGGGATAGGCAAAGTCGGCGGCTTAACTGGGATGCGTTAGACGCTGATGTTGAATATGCAGAAACACAATTGGATCGGGATGTCGTTGCCATAGACCAGATTCGCACAGTTATTCAGACGTTTAAGGAAAAACTTTCCACAGAACTTTTCCCGAGTCGGGGAATCGTTCCAAAAACGCTTATTTTTGCGAAAGATGACTCTCACGCCGAGGATATCGTCCATATTGTCCGGGATGTATTTGCCGAAACGGACGAATTCTGTCAAAAAATTACCTATCAAAGCGATAGACCCGAAGAGCTTATCGCACAATTTCGCAATGATTCGATGTTCCGAATTGCCGTCAGTGTTGATATGATTTCCACAGGCACTGATATTAAACCGCTTGAATGCCTGATTTTTATGCGGACCGTTCGATCCAGTGGCTATTTTGAGCAGATGAAGGGACGCGGTGTGCGGACTATCAATTCTAACGATCTGCAATCCGTCACCGGTGATGCGACTGCCAAGACACACTTTGTTATCGTTGATGCTGTCGGGGTCTGCGACTCCGTGAAAACCGATTCACAATCGCTCTCAGGCGATCCGCCCTCTGGTGAACCTTCTGAACCCACTGGGACGGATAGGGACCAGTTGATTGACGAAATTAGCGAAGATCGGGTTATTGATGCTGGATTTGACAATCTAAATTCCACACAGGTTACTGCGGTCATCCACGCCTTTAAACAGTTTATTGACCAAAACGTAGATGAATTGTCAGCGTTACAAATCCTGTGTAACCGTTCGGAGGCATACGGTTTGCTTGAGGTAGACTACTTAATTGTATTGGAAGCATCATTACGACAGTATTCAAACGGGCTCTCTTGCGAGGCCTTATGGTTCGCCTACCAACAGAGATCCCCAAACCGTGTTCGAGGCAACGTTGAACGACGTACGGATCTTATATCTCTCGTTCGATTTGCTATGGGTAATACTATTTTTCTTGAGCCTTTCCGTGTAACTGTCAACCGAAACTTTGAGGAATGGTTAGAGGGTGGATACTTTACTTCAGAACAACTCCATTGGCTTACATTGATACGCGATCATATTACCACTTCACTTGACATTCGGATGGATGATTTTGAGTTCACTCCCTTCGCAG
- a CDS encoding TIM barrel protein: protein MPINQSICFGGFSRGRDPIEVIKKAAEIGYKSVEMLPAEYWSVVQDHGMRVAIIVGHASLPSGLNDPSNHDRIEDEILQNIDIAAANDIPGLICFSGNREGRSEEEGRDNTIAGLSRVTKAAEEKGINLCVELLNSKVNHPDYQCDKTEWGVEVCKGVGSPRAQLLYDIYHMQIMEGDLIRNITDYSDYIGHYHTAGNPGRHDLDDEQEIYYPAVMRAVVNTGYELYVGHEFGPKGDAFDAMQHAFDVCNV, encoded by the coding sequence ATGCCAATTAATCAATCCATCTGTTTCGGCGGTTTCAGCCGCGGCAGAGATCCAATAGAAGTTATCAAGAAAGCCGCTGAAATCGGTTATAAATCCGTTGAAATGCTACCCGCAGAATACTGGTCGGTCGTTCAGGACCACGGGATGCGCGTTGCGATTATCGTCGGACACGCGTCACTTCCGTCTGGCTTAAACGATCCCAGCAATCATGACCGGATTGAAGATGAAATCCTTCAGAACATCGACATCGCCGCGGCAAACGACATTCCCGGACTCATCTGTTTCTCTGGAAATCGGGAAGGCAGATCGGAGGAAGAGGGACGTGATAACACGATAGCAGGTTTGTCCCGTGTTACGAAAGCCGCCGAGGAGAAGGGGATCAATCTCTGTGTCGAGCTGCTCAACAGTAAAGTCAACCATCCGGATTATCAATGCGATAAGACGGAGTGGGGGGTTGAGGTCTGCAAAGGTGTCGGCTCACCCCGTGCGCAGCTCCTCTATGACATCTACCACATGCAGATCATGGAAGGCGACCTGATCCGTAACATCACGGATTATAGCGACTATATCGGGCATTACCATACCGCGGGTAACCCTGGACGGCATGATCTTGATGACGAGCAGGAGATTTACTATCCTGCCGTAATGCGTGCCGTCGTCAACACCGGATATGAACTCTATGTGGGACATGAATTCGGTCCCAAAGGCGATGCGTTCGATGCGATGCAACACGCCTTTGATGTGTGTAACGTCTAA
- a CDS encoding Gfo/Idh/MocA family oxidoreductase, with translation MDKVKLGFIGTGGMAGAHMSNLKDNFEDVEFSAMCDISEDRAKQRAEEFGGNAYTDYRVMYDKEELDAVYICTPPFAHGEQERIACEKGIAMFIEKPIHSELEPAIIINEYVEQSGVVTSVGYHWRYGGNAQNAKAMLEDQPQILGALGYWMGGMPGTPWWRVRAESGGQHVEQTTHIFDLARFLVGSDGKTVHGVAASGSMAHIENYDIDDISMVNIEFKNGAVANIVSACAMEGFGRVHLEVFTRGLVVTVGGANEVNRGGETEALSNEGGHDRDRVFIDAVKSGDTSNILSPYSDALETLRIMLAASTSFRTGKAVDL, from the coding sequence ATGGATAAAGTGAAACTCGGTTTCATCGGAACCGGCGGTATGGCTGGTGCGCACATGAGCAACCTTAAAGACAATTTTGAGGATGTTGAATTTAGCGCGATGTGCGACATCTCGGAAGACCGAGCAAAACAGCGTGCCGAAGAATTCGGCGGCAACGCTTACACCGATTATCGCGTCATGTATGACAAAGAGGAATTAGACGCCGTCTATATTTGTACACCCCCTTTTGCACACGGCGAACAGGAACGCATCGCTTGTGAAAAAGGCATCGCGATGTTTATTGAGAAACCGATCCATTCCGAATTAGAACCCGCGATTATCATCAATGAATACGTTGAACAGAGCGGTGTCGTCACGAGTGTCGGTTACCACTGGCGTTACGGCGGTAATGCACAGAACGCGAAAGCGATGCTTGAAGATCAACCGCAAATTCTCGGGGCACTCGGATATTGGATGGGTGGCATGCCTGGGACACCGTGGTGGCGTGTCCGTGCCGAATCCGGTGGACAACACGTCGAACAGACAACACACATCTTTGATCTTGCCCGCTTCCTCGTCGGTAGCGATGGGAAGACTGTCCACGGCGTTGCCGCGAGCGGTAGTATGGCGCATATTGAGAACTACGACATAGACGACATCAGCATGGTGAACATCGAATTCAAGAACGGTGCTGTTGCGAACATCGTCTCGGCGTGTGCAATGGAAGGTTTCGGACGCGTGCATCTTGAAGTCTTCACGCGTGGACTCGTTGTCACCGTCGGCGGGGCGAACGAAGTGAATCGCGGTGGCGAGACAGAAGCCCTCTCCAACGAAGGCGGACACGACCGGGATCGCGTCTTTATTGATGCCGTGAAGTCTGGGGACACCTCAAACATTCTATCACCTTACAGTGACGCCTTGGAGACGCTCCGCATTATGCTCGCGGCGAGTACTTCCTTCCGGACGGGTAAGGCGGTAGACCTGTAG
- a CDS encoding sugar phosphate isomerase/epimerase, with translation MGFKFGYSTLRWQTPDFEELLTQLKDAGWDGWEMRQSLDWVGTPQHIRQVCNNTDLPIAAVTARGLPIDKDTEQMELNKRRIDFAAEVEADCFMFMGAGKPQDRPVNHSDLAALADVSEDWAEYAAQYGLEVCYHIHTNTTVDSIDDWAKYMSLLRKCKLCIDVSHSALWGYDPVESIRRYSDVLVYVHLQDYAGYTGGDGNSYDVDWVDVGAGTVMDFPGIMSTLEELNYDRWVTACPGQLEERSDLERMTVNREYLRQLGY, from the coding sequence ATGGGTTTCAAATTTGGATATAGTACACTCCGCTGGCAAACACCAGATTTTGAGGAATTGCTAACGCAACTGAAGGACGCAGGATGGGACGGTTGGGAGATGCGGCAATCCTTGGACTGGGTAGGCACACCGCAACACATTCGACAGGTGTGTAACAATACGGATTTACCGATCGCCGCCGTAACAGCACGCGGACTCCCGATCGATAAAGACACAGAACAGATGGAACTCAACAAACGACGCATTGACTTTGCCGCAGAAGTCGAAGCCGATTGTTTCATGTTCATGGGCGCGGGAAAACCGCAAGACCGTCCAGTGAATCATTCAGATCTCGCCGCACTCGCCGATGTCTCCGAAGATTGGGCAGAATACGCCGCACAATACGGCTTGGAGGTCTGTTATCATATCCATACCAACACGACCGTGGACTCAATCGACGATTGGGCAAAATATATGAGTCTCCTCCGAAAGTGCAAATTGTGCATAGATGTATCCCATTCCGCACTCTGGGGTTACGATCCGGTTGAGTCCATTCGCCGGTATAGCGATGTTCTCGTCTATGTTCACCTTCAGGATTATGCAGGCTATACTGGTGGAGATGGCAACTCCTACGATGTAGATTGGGTTGATGTTGGTGCTGGCACTGTCATGGATTTCCCCGGTATCATGTCGACACTGGAGGAACTCAATTATGACCGCTGGGTTACCGCATGCCCTGGACAACTTGAGGAACGCTCGGATCTCGAGCGCATGACAGTGAACCGTGAGTATCTGCGCCAATTAGGCTATTAA